One Deltaproteobacteria bacterium CG11_big_fil_rev_8_21_14_0_20_49_13 DNA segment encodes these proteins:
- a CDS encoding ABC transporter substrate-binding protein: MSGLAMAKLMKKILLLASCFLLLASSALATEIKVAVIAPEGSTWVNVLKEWNKALEAKTSGRVKLTIYAGGVSGDEKDVIRKMQIGQIHAAGFTGVGLGSIYPSVRIFELPLFFKNYDEVDYVTGKFQKQMEEGFAKKGYVLLGWAEAGFVNIFSNAPIKSQKDMQGVKMWAWEGDPLVGAMYDAFKIVPVPLSLVDVLTALQTNMISAVYAPPLGAIAMQWHAKTKYVTNLNLADSTGALLMSKREFDKLSPGDQQALKDTAREYCKKLVTLTRADNAKSITALKNQGLVFVNVDPKEAMNLETVSSSVWNSLAGKLYTPQMLMDAKKYLAEARSKK, from the coding sequence ATGTCGGGACTCGCAATGGCCAAACTTATGAAAAAAATATTGCTTCTTGCTTCCTGCTTCCTGCTTCTTGCTTCTTCTGCCCTTGCCACAGAGATCAAGGTGGCCGTGATCGCGCCGGAAGGTTCAACGTGGGTCAATGTCCTTAAAGAGTGGAACAAGGCGCTTGAGGCAAAGACCTCCGGCCGTGTCAAACTAACGATCTACGCAGGCGGTGTTTCCGGCGACGAAAAGGACGTTATCCGGAAGATGCAGATAGGCCAGATACACGCCGCAGGTTTCACCGGTGTCGGTCTTGGCTCTATCTATCCTTCGGTACGCATCTTTGAACTGCCGCTATTTTTCAAGAACTACGATGAAGTTGATTATGTGACCGGTAAGTTCCAGAAGCAGATGGAAGAGGGGTTCGCCAAAAAGGGTTACGTTCTCCTTGGATGGGCAGAGGCGGGCTTTGTTAATATCTTCTCGAACGCTCCTATCAAGTCACAAAAGGATATGCAGGGGGTAAAGATGTGGGCGTGGGAGGGCGATCCCCTGGTAGGCGCCATGTATGACGCGTTCAAGATAGTTCCGGTCCCTCTTTCGCTGGTCGATGTGCTGACCGCGCTCCAGACGAACATGATAAGCGCCGTTTACGCGCCTCCTCTTGGGGCCATTGCCATGCAGTGGCACGCAAAGACAAAATATGTGACGAACTTAAACCTTGCCGATTCGACAGGGGCCCTCCTTATGAGCAAGCGTGAATTTGACAAGCTTTCGCCCGGGGACCAGCAGGCGCTGAAAGATACCGCCCGCGAATATTGCAAGAAGCTAGTTACCCTTACGCGTGCAGATAACGCGAAGTCGATCACTGCGCTCAAGAATCAAGGCCTTGTCTTCGTTAATGTGGACCCGAAAGAGGCAATGAACCTTGAGACGGTAAGTTCGTCAGTTTGGAATTCTCTTGCCGGCAAGCTCTACACGCCTCAAATGCTCATGGATGCCAAAAAGTACCTTGCCGAAGCGAGGAGCAAAAAGTGA
- the thiI gene encoding tRNA 4-thiouridine(8) synthase ThiI, with the protein MRNNISASGSSTNCLLIYFGELILKGGNRSWFFEKLLNNIRANLRGLSVSRIENLSGRIIIDLKEAYPIEVLTERLSRVFGVSGFAPAFKAGGAVSDIESMAISCLSGREIGSFCVRAKRVDKRLPFSSQDVNIRVGAAICEKFGAKVNLKDPDTTVWADILKGISYVYVDKFQGAGGLPVGTSGRVLSLISGGIDSPVASWRMMRRGCVVDFLHFHSAPFTDEASIEKVKEIAGKLKGFETGYGRFAMIPLGNIQKKIVTKTLEQYRVILYRRFMIRLACEVAKKIKAESLITGESLGQVASQTLSNMATVESVSALPVLRPLVGMDKQEIVDAAVKIGTYDLSILPHKDCCQFLEPRHPVTHSTSAELEEVERELNIDELVKEGLTGIEWVDIGKVQASKVTGPQG; encoded by the coding sequence ATGAGAAATAATATTTCTGCATCCGGCTCCTCTACAAATTGTCTGCTGATTTATTTTGGAGAACTGATCCTCAAGGGAGGGAACAGAAGCTGGTTCTTCGAAAAACTACTTAACAATATTCGCGCAAATCTGCGCGGACTAAGCGTTTCAAGGATTGAAAACCTTTCAGGCCGCATAATCATTGATCTTAAAGAAGCGTACCCTATTGAAGTCTTAACAGAAAGGCTTTCTAGGGTGTTCGGTGTCTCAGGCTTTGCCCCGGCATTTAAAGCGGGAGGTGCTGTTTCTGATATAGAATCCATGGCTATTTCCTGCCTTTCCGGGCGGGAAATAGGCTCCTTTTGCGTCCGTGCCAAGAGGGTCGATAAAAGGCTTCCATTCAGCTCTCAGGACGTAAATATAAGGGTCGGGGCGGCTATCTGCGAAAAGTTCGGCGCAAAGGTAAATTTAAAGGATCCGGATACGACCGTATGGGCGGATATCCTAAAGGGTATCTCATACGTATACGTGGATAAGTTCCAGGGAGCTGGCGGGCTTCCGGTTGGAACAAGCGGACGGGTCCTTTCGCTTATATCCGGCGGCATAGATTCACCGGTTGCATCATGGAGGATGATGAGGCGTGGATGCGTGGTAGATTTTCTCCATTTTCACAGCGCCCCTTTCACAGATGAGGCATCTATCGAAAAGGTAAAAGAGATCGCGGGAAAATTAAAGGGGTTCGAGACCGGCTACGGCAGGTTTGCAATGATACCCCTCGGAAATATCCAAAAAAAGATAGTTACGAAGACCTTAGAGCAGTACAGGGTCATTCTATATAGAAGGTTCATGATCCGTCTTGCCTGTGAAGTCGCCAAAAAAATAAAGGCCGAAAGTCTTATTACCGGAGAATCTTTGGGACAGGTAGCCTCTCAGACCCTTTCAAATATGGCGACCGTTGAATCCGTTTCGGCTCTCCCTGTATTAAGGCCGCTTGTCGGAATGGATAAACAGGAGATAGTCGATGCGGCAGTAAAGATCGGTACATATGATCTGTCCATCCTGCCGCATAAAGATTGTTGCCAATTCCTGGAGCCAAGACATCCGGTGACACATTCAACTTCGGCCGAACTGGAAGAGGTTGAGCGTGAGCTCAATATCGATGAATTAGTGAAAGAGGGATTGACTGGAATCGAGTGGGTAGATATAGGGAAGGTTCAAGCCAGCAAAGTTACAGGCCCGCAAGGTTAA